One genomic window of Choristoneura fumiferana chromosome 14, NRCan_CFum_1, whole genome shotgun sequence includes the following:
- the LOC141435073 gene encoding growth arrest-specific protein 1-like, protein MWQLAALLAALAASVAGTPCFEARTRCAYRTGCGAALNNYMMLCNDVLTEPTSVCPKPCEHALIALTSTEEGKELMKCECEDEYCLEAKSRIDVCRPSVLRATANATMSCRLSQLICSADAQCATALSYYHRLCRAMYRGRKCSHKCLNSIEILRKQDKAAALTGCHCDGNEEYDCPRMQNNLARLCFHKKLDNGDKINKTQPPHVVMTGSSSFTSVSKAVLLSAFFYITFYS, encoded by the exons ATGTGGCAGCTAGCCGCGCTGCTGGCGGCGTTGGCTGCGTCCGTGGCCGGCACGCCGTGCTTTGAGGCTCGCACGCGCTGCGCCTACCGCACCGGCTGCGGTGCCGCGCTCAATAATTACATGATGCTGTGCAATGATGTGCTGACTGAGCCCACCAGCGTGTGCCCTAAGCCGTGCGAACACGCGCTGATCGCGTTGACTTCCACTGAGGAGGGAAAAGAGCTCATGAAG TGCGAGTGCGAGGACGAGTACTGTTTGGAGGCGAAGAGTCGGATAGACGTGTGTCGACCGTCGGTGTTGCGTGCCACAGCCAATGCGACGATGTCATGTCGGCTGTCGCAGCTGATCTGCTCCGCCGACGCGCAGTGTGCGACAGCCCTCTCCTACTACCACCGGTTGTGCCGCGCCATGTATCGCGGCAGAAAGTGCTCCCACAAGTGCTTGAACTCTATagaaattttaagaaaacagGACAAAGCGGCTGCTTTAACAGGTTGTCATTGCGACGGCAACGAAGAGTATGATTGTCCGCGGATGCAGAATAATCTTGCGAGGCTTTGCTTCCACAAGAAGTTGGATAATGGAGACAAAATTAATAAGACGCAGCCTCCTCACGTTGTGATGACAGGCAGCAGTTCCTTTACCTCTGTTTCAAAAGCGGTACTTTTGtcagcatttttttatataacgtTTTATTCGTGA
- the LOC141435076 gene encoding uncharacterized protein, which translates to MSLNPRKYLIKELLNKPSPFDVWLQGTIEQNVGNDILIIADTSGRAKITKCENADGVIDNKSLQKGKYCCILGTAVKTKGLPEVQASKFVDLTSQPHMKEVWEDEIREANLILENKIKPSI; encoded by the exons ATGTCGTTAAATCCTAGAAAGTACTTAATTAAAGAACTACTTAATAAACCTTCACCTTTTGACGTGTGGTTACAAGGTACAATAGAGCAAAATGTTGGAAACGACATTCTTATAATCGCCGATACATCTGGGagagcaaaaataacaaaatgtgaAAACGCCGACGGGGTTATTGATAACAAATCCTTACAGAAAG GAAAGTACTGCTGCATTTTAGGCACAGCTGTGAAGACAAAAGGACTGCCCGaagtgcaagcaagcaagttTGTTGACCTCACTTCGCAGCCACACATGAAAGAAGTTTGGGAAGACGAAATAAGGGAAGCTAACTTAAtactagaaaataaaataaaaccatcaatttaa